A window of Chryseobacterium shandongense genomic DNA:
CCTGGTATAATTTTGATCACGTAAACTTTAAAACGGGAAGCGCCGATCAACTGGAGGCAGGATCTGAAGGACAGTTACAAAATCTGACAGCAATTCTAAGAGCATATCCGGACGCTAAAATAAAAATAGGCGGATATACAGATAAGACAGGAGATGAGACTGGTAATAAAAAACTATCGGATGAAAGAGCAAAATTTATAAGTTCATGGTTGGAAAAACAAGGTGTAGGATCACAGATTATGGGAGCAGAAGGCTATGGAAGCCAATTCGCAACTGTTGATGCTTCTGCTTCTGATGCCGACAGAGCGGTTGACCGTAAAATGGCGGTAAGGTTTGCAAAATAATTTCACATAAAATATAATTAAAATCCCGGAATATTTCGGGATTTTCATTTGTCATTTTGTAGTTTTCATTTATTTAATTACATTTGTTAGTCATTTCTAACATTCTATGAATCTGAATTTAAAAAAAGCCTGGCGAAGAGATAAAACATCCAATTCCCTATCTGAGGTTTATTCGTCTGTAAAAGTTCCTCAAAACGGAAGTTTCTGGAGAAAATATCTCGCTTTTGCAGGTCCGGGACTTATGGTTGCGGTAGGTTATATGGATCCGGGAAACTGGGCTACCGATATTGCCGGAGGTGCACAATTCGGTTATACCCTGCTCTCCGTAATATTGATTTCCAATATCTTTGCCATGGTTTTACAGCATTTATCGGTGAAACTCGGAGTGGTTGCAGAAAGAGACCTTGCCCAGGCTTGCAGGGATCATTTCAGCCCTACTACCAATTTTATACTTTGGATATTTTGCGAAATAGCTATTGCCGCCTGTGATCTTGCTGAGGTCATAGGATCTGCTATCGCTTTGAATCTTCTTTTCCATATACCTCTCACCTGGGGAATAGTGATAACAACCGTGGATGTACTGATTATTCTATTGCTTCAGTCGAAAGGATTCCGGTGGATCGAAAGTATTGTGGGCGGGTTAATATTTATTATTCTCGCTTGTTTTGTATATGAACTTGTCATTTCACATCCTGCGGTCAACGAAATTCTTGGAGGACTTGTTCCCAAAGCGGAAATTGTGCAAAACCCGGCGATGCTTTATATTGCCATAGGAATTTTGGGTGCAACCGTGATGCCGCATAATTTATACTTACACAGCAGTATTGTTCAGACAAGGGATTATCCACGAAATGCCGAAGGAAAAAAAGAAGCCATCAAATTTGCAACATTAGACAGCACGGTTTCTCTCATGCTTGCATTTTTCATTAATGGAGCAATACTTATTTTAGCTGCAGCTACGTTCCATGTTTCCGGGAATCATGATGTAGCGGATATCCATGATGCATATAAATTACTGACTCCCATTTTAGGCGCTTCCATGGCGAGTATTGTTTTTGCCATTGCTTTACTGGCTTCGGGACAGAACTCTACTTTAACAGGAACTCTCGCCGGACAAATTGTAATGGAGGGATTTTTAAATATCAAATTAAAACCATGGCTGCGACGCTTGATCACAAGACTCATTGCTGTTATTCCGGCACTGATTGTCGCCATTCTTTATGGTGAGCAGGGAACCACAGACCTATTGGTTTTAAGCCAGGTTATCCTATCCATGCAGCTAAGCTTTGCGGTTGTTCCATTGGTCATGTTTACCAGTGATAAAGCAAAGATGGGGGAATTTGTAAATAAACCTTTTTTGAAAATTTGTGTCTGGATTATTTCTTTCGTTATTATTATCCTGAATCTTTACCTTCTGTATCAAACTTTTTTTGGAGAGTGAGTTTGATGGATTGTTTTTCAGAAACTTCTTTAAGTTTGAAAAATTGAATTTTTACCATTAATTGTTCAATTTTGTATTATTAAACCACCCGTCAAAAATTCTTTGAATTTTCGCCACCAGTGCCTCTGTGTTTTTTATTTATAACATAGAATCGGCGAATCTCGTTCCTCGATTTCCAAAGGAGGGGAATTTTTGCAATTTCGATATAATTAATGGATACGATTTATGCAAGGCACAGTACAGCCAGTGTTGTTGAGTGACGGCTGAAGATCCCGAATGTCTATGAAACCTGCTATCCTAGCCGCGATAGTAACGGATACCCCGCAACAGGCACCGGCTTTGAAGAAATGCGGCTGCGTGAGGAGTATAAGTGGATAGCGCGAAAAAGCTCCTGAAAAAAGGCACCAATTGTGAAAGATTAATGGTGAATTGTACGATGAACACCTCAATTTCTGACTTAATGTCATTCTTTTTTATTTGGCAGAGTGTTTGTCAATACTAACCCAAATAAATATTGAATTATGGAAAATCAGGATATCAACGAAGAAAGCATCAATAATCAGGAAGAAACGAATATTCAGAACGAAGCGGTATCGGAAGACAATGTGACAGGAAAACCTTCTGCAGAGGAACTTTTGGCAGAAGAAAAAGACCGTTACATCAGACTATACGCAGAATTCGAAAATTATAAAAAAAGAACGTCTAAAGAAAAAATGGAATTTTTCCAGTATGCCAATCAGGACATGATGGTTTCTATGCTGGGTGTTCTGGACGACTTTGAAAGAGCTTTAAAGGAGATTGCTAAAAATGGTAATCCGTCTGATCTTCAAGGCGTTGAACTCATCTATAATAAATTTAAGAGCAAGCTTACTGAAAAAGGATTGAAAGCGATGGAAGTAAATCCAGGAGACAGCTTTAATGTAGACTTCCATGAAGCCATTACTCAGATTCCTGCCCCATCAGAAGATCTTAAAGGTAAAATTGTAGATGTTATTGAGACAGGATATACTTTGGGAGATAAAGTGATCCGTTTTGCAAAAGTAGTAACAGGAAATTAAACATAAGCAATACGTAATGGGTAATAAGCAATCTGACTAATACCCATTGCTGATCACTAATTACTTATAGAAAAACATGTCAAAAAGAGATTATTACGAGGTTCTTGAGATCAGTAAATCTGCATCGGCCGACGAAATAAAGAAAGCATACCGGAAAATGGCCATCAAGTATCACCCTGACAAAAATCCGGGTGACAAAGATGCCGAAGAAAAATTTAAAGAAGCTGCTGAGGCTTATGAAGTACTGAGCGACGAACAAAAACGTGCCAGATATGATCAGTTCGGTCATGCGGGAGTCGGCGGAAATGGTGGTTTCGGCGGAGGCTTTGGCGGCGGAATGAACATGGAAGATATTTTCAGTCAGTTTGGAGATATTTTCGGTGGTGGCTTCGGCGGATTTGGAGGCGGAGGCGGACGTCAGCAGGTTAAAGGTTCCAATTTACGAATCAGAATCAAGCTTAATCTTGATGAAATGGTGAACGGAACGCAGAAGACCATCAAGGTAAAGAAAATGAAGCATGCCGAAGGCGCGACTTCAAAAACGTGTCCTACGTGCGGTGGTTCCGGAGTTCAATTGAAGGTAATGAACACAATGTTCGGACAAATGCAGACCCAGACTACTTGTGGAACGTGTCAGGGAATCGGGAAAGTTGCTGATAAAATTCCGGCCGGCGCGAATGCACAGGGACTCATCAAAGATGAAGAAGAAGTTACTATCAATATTCCTGCAGGAGCAAGAGACGGAATCCAGCTTAATGTAAGAGGAAAAGGGAACGATGCGCCTTTTGGTGGTATTCCGGGTGATCTTTTGGTGATTATTGAAGAAGAAGTTGATAAAACCATTAAAAGAGAAGGTGATAATCTTCACCAGGAGCTCTATATTTCCTTTGCTGAAGCAGCGTTGGGAACAAAAAAAGAAGTACCAACCGTTGGCGGAAAGGTAAAAATCACCATCGATGCCGGAACACAATCTGGTAAAATCCTGAGACTGGCAGGAAAAGGTCTTCCAAGTATCGACAGCTACGGAAAAGGCGATATGTTTATTCATATCAATGTCTGGACTCCGCAGAAGTTGACCAAAGAACAGAAAGATTTCTTTGAAAAGCAGATGAGCAGCGGCGAAATGGTTGCTGAACCGTCCGGAAAGGAAAAAACTTTTTTTGATAAGGTGAAAGATTTATTCAACTAATATATTAAAGAGGCTTCGGCCTCTTTTCTTATTTAATGGTTTTCGACATTTTTTAATTATATATTTGTTTTTAAATTTAAAAAATAAACTAAAAACAAAAACCAAAAGAAAAATGTTACCTCAAATTAAAGAAAATCAAAAAATTTATATTGAAATTACAAACTTAAAACATGGAGGAATCGGATGGGAATTATGAGCTTGTTTATGGAGTCCAAAATTTAGCCGCAATTCTTACACTAGATCTTGGAAATTGATGGAAAAAGTAAATATAAATGATACTATAATACATCTTGTAAAAATTAAAAACAAGTATCATTTCTATGGCATTTCTACAGCCAACTCGGAACTAATTGAAACGAATGAAGAACCACCGCTATCCGAAGACTGGGGTGATAGAGAAATTTATCAAAGAATAAATATTACCAATTTTACAAAAGTTGAAGTCCCCTATCCAATAGATAAAATTTTTATTGAATATCACCAAAATTTAAAAGATATTCTTCAAAATAATAGAGATGGACAATTCTATAATCTATATAGGGAAGAACTTAGAGTTGCACAAAAATATTTTGCTGCATGTTCTCCAGAATTGTATAATGTTTTTGACTTGATTTCAAGATCAATTGGTTTTAAACCTGAATTGGGTATAGAAAATAATATTAATGTACCAACTAAAAACGAACCACAGAGTCCAGATTACAATCCTGCAGGACGTGTTAAAACAATTATTTCAAGATTAATTAGGGATACTAAATTATCAAGATTAACTAAGGCTGAGAACAATTGGAAATGTCAAATATGTGGAAAAAGTATTCAACTGCCAAACGGGTTTTACGATTCTGAAGGTCATCATTTGAAACCATTAGGTGGAGAACATCAAGGACCAGACATTGAGGGAAATATAATCATTCTTTGCCCTTATCACCATACTGAATTTGATTATGGAAGTATTGCCATAAATCCTGAGACAAAATTAATAGAGCATATTGATTCTCATAATCAATATCACCTTAAACAATTAGCCTATAACCGAGAAAATCTAGGATCTGAATTCTTACGATATCACTATGGTCTTATTTTTAATAAATCATAAAAACGATTAGGGGGCGGCTTCTTCGAAGCCGCCCCCTGAATTGTATAAGCAATTTAAAATCCTATCTTATTATTTCTTCTTAAAAGCCAGCGAGTAAATTCCTTTTCCTGCAGTGAAAAGAGCAACTGCAAGCAGTCCGCCTCCAATTCCGAAAACAAGCTCTTTCAAAATGGACGGCCAGTTAGGAAATAAATGATGAAAATAATCTATTCTGTGCGCAAAAATGCCACCTGCTACCAGAATAAGGGCAATTGTACCGATAACACCCAATGCTTTGATGACAATCGGCAAAGCTTTTACCAAAAAATGTCCCAGCTTTCCGAAAAACCCTTTATCATTGCTTTTTTTTATCAATTTGAAACCGGCATCATCCATTCTAACAATTAAAGCAACAATTCCGTAGACCCCTACCGTTGCAATAAATGCGACAAGGGTTGTTACAAGAATCTGTGTGATCAATGGATGTTTTTCTTCCAATACGGTTCCCAATGCAATGATGACGATCTCAACAGACAGAATAAAATCTGTAGTAATGGCTGATTTCACTTTGGTCTTTTCAATTTCTTCTGGACTTTGCCCTTTTGGGTCTTCAATTTCCTCTTCTACTTCGTGACCTTTTTTATCCCGGTGGAATAGAAATTCAATAATTTTTTCCATTCCCTCAAAGGCAAGATAAAGTCCACCAAGGATCAGAATATAGTTAATTGCAGGGGTGTATAGCCAGTTGAGTAAAAATACAACCGGCAGAATAATAAGTTTATTAACGAAAGAACCTTTAGTGATTGCCCACAATACCGGAAGTTCGCGCGATGAAAGAAATCCGGTTGCCTTTTCGGCATTTACCGCAAGATCATCTCCCAGAATTCCTGCTGTTTTTTGAGTCGCAATTTTACTCGTTACCGCCACATCGTCCATCAGCGCTGCGATGTCATCTAAAATAGCAAAAAAACCAGATGCCATATATTTTAATATTTTTTTAATAATTGTTAATAACAAAAATAATTATTTAATTTGACTTGTTCTATGACTGATCGGGGTTTTAGGAAGAATTAATATAATTTAATCCTGATAAAACTGATTATTAATCTTATAGAATTGTAAAAGACAAATTATTTACTACGTATACCAAGTTACAAGCTTAACTATCAATATCTATGCAAATCTAAATAAACAATAATGCAGCTGAATTCTATACAATGTTTCATTTGTTTAATTATTTCTTATCTTTAATCTATGAAAAAGCTGATCCTTAAATATCATTTTTTCGTTCTGGGATTAATCAGCTTTGTATTACAGTCATGCAATACGAAATTCAGAGTCTGGGTAGGGACGAATAACGAACAGAAAATATACAATCTGAAATATGGTGAACACAAAAGGCAGAAAATAGATGTCTTTCTCCCCTCTGATTATCCTGAAGATGCTCCGGTTGTTTTATTGATTCACGGAGGCGCCTGGAAATATGGAAGAAAAGAGCATATGATCCATATTCAGAAAATGCTTTTCAATCATAATATTCCAAGCATTAACATGAATTACAGGCTGGTTTCAAAATCTAAAAAGGTAACATACCGCGAGCAGCTGGAAGATATTAATGCAGTAATCACAAAATTCAACGAGCTTGCAGGGAAAGCAGAACTTCAGCCTGATAATTATATTCTTTTGGGTGAAAGTGCAGGTGGCCATCTGGCTTTACTGTACGGATATCAGCATTCTGACCGGATCAGGAAAATTATTTCCATGAGCGCACCTACGGATTTTTATTCAGGAGAATACCTGCAGTCGTTCTATTCCAAATATTCTTCTCCTACTGTTCAGACTGCTGTGGGAACTCGGTTTCAAAGAAAAAATATATCTGAAGAATTCAGAAAAGCGAGTCCGATAGCCAATATTTCCAATGTTCCGACTTTAATTTTTCAGGGGAACCAGGATTTTTTGGTGAATAAGAAACAAGGGCTGGCTTTAGATTCAGCTTTAACGGCGCGAAATATTCCGCATAAATTGATCTTTATGGAAAACACAGGGCATGCTCCCAGATTTTTCAACAAGAAAAAAAGAGACTCCTTGATTTACCCCAATATTCTGGAGTGGATACGATCATGAGTGATGAGTAATAAATGATGATTGATGATTATTTGTTGAAGACAACGAAGGATTGTTTTGAAATTTATTTTTCTTTTCGCTAGCTTTCAGATTTTAAAGTCTGATGCATAAAAAAAGCCCGCTTTCTGAGCAGGCTTGAATTATTTGAGTTAAATTTTATTCTTCGTCTTCGTCAAACTTATGATTTTCATATTTTGAAAAATCCTGTTTTTTTCCAAATAAGAACTTTAATATTACCGGAACGGTAGTTATTAAAACAATCACAATAATGATCAGCTCCAGTTTTTGCTTCAGGTCAATCCCGAACTGATCGATAAATAATTTGTCAAGATAATGTCCTGCAAAAATTAAAAGGAATGACCATAAAACAGCACCGATGATATTATCTCTTAAAAAATCTTTTTTGTCCATTTTTACAATTCCTGCAACGATAGGTGTAAAGGTTCTTACCACCGGAAGGAATCTTGCCATGATAATTGCCAAAGCTCCGTTTTTTTCAAAGAAATCATGAGCCTGATACAGGTATTTCTTTTTAAACAACCAGGTATCCTGCTTTTTATACAAAGCAGAACCTGCCTTTCTTCCGAAGTAATATCCTACTTCATTCCCGATGATAGCTGCCAAAGCTACGGCAGAAGATAATATAAACGTATCGAGGAAATCATTTCCCGTAGATCCGAAAGTTGCATTTATAATTTCAACCGCATAAATTCCCGAAACAAAAAGCAATGAATCTCCCGGTAAAAAAAAGCCTACAAAAAGACCCGTTTCAGCAAAAATAATAAACAGAATAAGCCAAAATCCGCCAAGCTTTATATAGAACTCCGGATTTAATAAATCTTTCCAACTATTGAAATCTTCCATACGTTTTGATAAGTAACAAAAATAGGATTAATAAACGTCATTCCGAAATTTATTATAAGATTTTAACGAAAATTAAATATGACTTTTATAAGTCCATATCATCATCAGAAACTGCGGTTCCATCGGCCATGAGAAAAGCTTTCAGGAATGGCGTAAGATTTCCGTTCATCACAGAATCCACATCGGAAGTTTCATATCCGGAACGTACATCTTTTACAAGTTTATAAGGATGCATGACGTAGTTCCTGATTTGGCTTCCCCACTCTATTTTCATTTTGTTGGCTTCGATTTCGTTTCGTGCTTTCATTCTTTCCTCCAGCTCCATTTCATATAATCTGGAACGAAGCAACTGCATGGCTTTCTCTTTATTCTGAAGCTGTGAACGGGACTCGGAGTTTTCAATGATAATTCCTGTTGGTGCGTGACGGAGACGGACGGCTGTTTCCACCTTGTTTACGTTCTGTCCGCCGGCTCCGGAAGACCTCATCGTTTCGAAGGAAATATCTGCCGGATTGATGTTGATTTCAATGGTATCATCTACCAAGGGATAGACATACACCGAAACGAAACTCGTATGTCTTTTCGCGTTAGAATCGAAAGGTGAAATTCTTACGAGTCGGTGCACTCCGTTTTCTCCACGAAGATATCCGAATGCAAATTCCCCGTCAATTTCCAGCGTTACGGTTTTTACACCGGCAACATCACCTTCCTGAAAGTTGAGCTCACGGATTTTATAGCCTTGTTTTTCCGCCCACATGGTGTACATTCTCATCAGCATGGAAGCCCAGTCGCAGCTTTCGGTTCCTCCGGCTCCGGCTGTGATCTGCAACACCGCAGAAAGCTCATCGCCTTCATTTGAAAGCATATTTTTGAATTCAAGATCTTCAATTTTCTCTACCAATTGGGGAAAAGTTTCGTCCAGTTCCTTCTCAGAATCAGGATCTTCTTTAGCAAAATCCATCAACACCTGAAGGTCTTCAAACTGCGTATGGATTTCTTCATAAGCTTCTACCCATTTTTTCTTGGAACGCAGCACCTTCAAGAATGCTTCTGCTTCTTTCGGGTTGTCCCAGAATTCTGGAGCTGCGGTTTTCTCATCATCATTCGCTATTTCAATCTTCTTTTTATCAATCTGAAGATATTTATGGAGGTCGTCAATTCTTGACTGAATTTCTTTTATCTGGTCGTTGTTGATCACGATTTTTATTTTTGCAAAAATAAGAAATTTTTATTCCCTTTATCCCTTGTCTTCACCTTGAGTTTTATCTTCCTCCTCATTGTGAGCAAATCCAATGACTCTTCTTGGCTCTTCCACCGCCCTGTACGAATCGAGTTCTGTTTTAAGATCTTTAACCCTGTTCTGGAACTGGTCGAAATTATTAACAATAACATCCGTTAGAAATCTCGCGATCTGATCCAGGTACTCTTCCGTCAGTTTTCCTGCAGCATCACGAAGAGCGGCTTTCAGAAGGTTTTGATCAATTTTAAGATGTTCATTTCTTGTTTTCTGATACAGATTTTTAATTCTTTTCTTAAGGCTTTGCGTAAAATCAATCAGCATGGTATTGCTGAAAACTTTCATCTGAGAAGAAATGCCGTGCCAGAAAGGAATTTTATCAGCTTTGTTATTTTTCAGAATTTTAAATAAAAGAGAATCGCTTTCCAGATTTTTGGTCATCGCGTATAGAATAATTTCTGATCTTTCAGCGAGATTCGGTGGAAAAACGGGGATCATCACATCGAATCTTCCGGGAGCCAGGATTTCTTCGTCTATTTCGGAAACGGAATTGGCAGAACCTACCATCAGCAGTTCCTCCTGCTCAAATTTTGAAATATAATGGAGAATAATTTCCTGGGTTTCAAGATTACAGGAAGCAACATTGTTCTCAGCTTTCCTGGCCATCATAATATTATCGAAATCTTCTAAGAACAGCAGGACTTTTTTCTCCTTCATCATTGCAACAAGAAAATCATTGAAATTGGTTTGGTTTCCGTCTACAAAAGAAGTCCCCAGATAATGTTTTTTGACTTCCTTAAACTGATATCCGATAATTTCTGCAATTTTGGTAGCCCAAAAAATTTTTCCGCTTCCGGGAGGTCCGTATAAAATAATTCCTGAAGGCTTGTTGATGCCCCAGTCTTTGATCTGTTGGGAATTGAGGAAAGGTTCTAAAACAGAGGAAATATGAAAAAACAAATCTCTGTAGCCGATGAAATCTCTTTTCTGCAGGCTTGTTTTATGACCGAAATAATCGTACACAAATTTATAATTGCCTCCTAATCGGTTATCAATCCCGTAACTGGAAACAGAAGATTTGAAGAAACCGTTATCGAAGATATTGGGATCTGCTTCTTTAATGGCCTTTTCTACTTTTTCTTTAGGCTGATTGATCTTTTCTGCAATCTGTTCAAGGGTTTTCGTTTTGTCAAGGTCTTTTTCGTAAAGTCTTAAAAACTCGATATTTTCACGGGCAAATTTTTCAAAGTCATCTTTTATTTCAAAATTGGTACTGATACAATCTATGAGATCAAGATCGAAATCCTGAATGAACTGTTTTATTGCTTCCGCAGAAACATTCAGTTCTTTTGCCAAATCAACTAATTTCATAAGGTTCTATTAATGCTAAACTTTTTATTAACCACAAAAGACGTAAATGATCTAAACTAAAGTATATTTAAGTATCATTTATAAGGAATAAAAGAACTCATAAAGTCTAAAATCTTTGATCTTTATTTTTGTTTTAACAAATCAGAGAGCAATGAACAACTTTTTGAATTTAATATCTTAAATTATTTCGGTTTGTAGTTAATTTAAAATTATTTAAAACAGATATAATACCAAAAATAGTGTATTTGAGATTAAATTTAAATTGATTTATGATAAAACTGTAACAATTTATTTTTTATATAGACTACTACTATGTAAAACAAATTACATGGAAAAAATTCTGTCAGTAAAGAATCTTACTAAAAAATTCAAAAGAATTGTGGTGAACAATATTTCTTTTGATGTAGAAAAAGGGAATGTGTACGGTTTACTCGGCCCCAACGGAAGCGGAAAATCGACCACCTTCGGAATGCTTCTCTCCACTATTAATCCTACAAGCGGCGACTGGTACTGGTTTGGCAAAAAGGGAACCGATCCGGATACGCTTAAAAAAATAGGCGCCATCATTGAGCAGCCCAATTTTTATCCGTATCTGAGTGCGGAAACCAATCTGAAAATCGTTGCGGAGATTAAAGGTACTCCTTATCACAGAATTGATGAGGTTCTTCAGACCGTGGGTCTTCTGGAGAGAAAAAAGGACACTTTTAAAACTTTTTCACTAGGAATGAAACAGCGTTTAGCTATTGCTTCTGCGATGCTGAATAATCCGGAAGTGATGATTCTTGATGAGCCAACCAACGGTCTAGACCCCGAAGGAATTATCCAGATCCGAGAGATCATCAGTAATATTGCAAAACAGGGAATTACTATTATTATTGCAAGCCACTTACTTGACGAGATTGAAAAAATATGCAGCCATGTGATTGTTTTGAAAGAAGGAAATTCAATCTACAGCGGAAGGGTGGATGAAATGACTGCCAATAATGGGTATTTTGAGCTGAAAGCAGACAACAATACATTGCTTTTGAATGCATTGAATTCACTGGGATGGTTCACAAGTGTTCATCAGGATGGTGATATGCTGAAAGCCCAGATCCGCGATGATGCTTCTATTTCCGCTTCTTCCCTGAACCAAAAACTGGCTGAACAGGGCATTTTTCTTTCTCATTTAACCAAGAAAAAAATGTCTCTTGAATCTCAATTCCTTGAACTTGTAAAAAACACTAATTAATCATGATTAAATTATTAAAACTGGAATATTATAAAAATCTGAATTACAGACCATTCAAGATTTTTACGATCCTGTATTTTGCAATACTTATTGCTTTACTTTTCATCGGGCTTATTGACTTCGACCTTTTTGGAGGAAAGATTAACCTGAAAGAGCAGGGAATTTATAATTTCCCGGAAATCTGGAATTTTACAACTTATATTGTTGCTTTGCTGAAGATTTTTTTAGGTTTAATCATTGTTTTCTCGATTTCACAGGAATTCAGTAACCGGATGTTTAAGCAGAATACGATTGATGGATTAAGCAGAAAGGAATTCATTTCCTCAAAACTATTGACCATCAGTATTTTCACAGTTATTTCTACAGTTATTGTTTTTGCAATCACTTTGTTTTTGGGGTACCAATACTCAGACACCACAGAGTCGGCAAAAGTTTTTGAAGAGGTTTTCTTCATTGGCAATTACTTTGTGAAGCTATTTACGTTCTTTTGTTTTCTGATGTTTCTTTCGGTTTTGCTTAGAAAATCTGTTTTTGTATTTCTTGCCTTTTTTGTTTTATGGATTGGCGAAAGTATTTTGTCTACTGTGGAGGTTTTCACAAAAGTACGAGGAACACAGGAAGCAGAAAGATTAAGGATTATGAAAGACGATTTTTTTATAAGCCATCTTTTTCCGTTGGAAAGTATGTCCAGCCTTATTCCCAATCCGATGATGCGTTTAAAAGCGGCACAGATTTTTGGAGGAAAATATGAATTCCACTATCCCACTGAAAGCATGATTGCCTGTCTTGTTTGGTGTGCGATTTTCATTTTCGGATCGTACTGGATTTTAAGAAAGAGGGACTGGTAATTCTCTGATTCAAGGTTCAAGATTCAAAGTTTAAAGTTTAAAGTTTAAAGTTTAAAAGTTAGAACTTTATTTATTACATAGCAAAGTGATTCGTTTTTCGGGTCACTTTTTTTATTTTTATTGAAGTTTTATTTTATATTTAATGAAAATTAATCCCATGATAAGAATATATTATGTCCCCGGATTCATCAGTGCTGTAATTGTGCCGGTTTTATTTTGGTTTTACATTAATCCCTATGTTGATAAAACGAAGTATAATGTAATTGATATCGGAATTCCTGCCAAATTAAGGGAAGATAGAAGCAATGATATATACAGTTTTGAATCCGTACGAAACTGGAATTATAAAAAAATAAAGGTTGATCCTTCAAAAGCTAAAGAAAATTCTAAATTTTATGTTTCGGAAATTAAAGCACTTCAAAAACGTAATGAAAAAGATACTGGAGTAGAATTTATTTTAGACCACAATAATACGTACGGTGACTTTGTTTCTTTACTAAATGATATGGCGATTGCAAAACAGGAGACATATGCCTTAGATCTGGAAAAAACAGGACATTTATTTGCCACGGTAAATTACATTGATCCCAAAGCGGAAAAATCTGAAGAAATGGATTGTCTTTTATGTCATGACGTGATTTATAATTTTGTAGATGTAAAGCCAAATTTTAAACAATATTATCTGAGCATTTTTCAAAATCTTTCAAATCTT
This region includes:
- a CDS encoding HNH endonuclease — its product is MEKVNINDTIIHLVKIKNKYHFYGISTANSELIETNEEPPLSEDWGDREIYQRINITNFTKVEVPYPIDKIFIEYHQNLKDILQNNRDGQFYNLYREELRVAQKYFAACSPELYNVFDLISRSIGFKPELGIENNINVPTKNEPQSPDYNPAGRVKTIISRLIRDTKLSRLTKAENNWKCQICGKSIQLPNGFYDSEGHHLKPLGGEHQGPDIEGNIIILCPYHHTEFDYGSIAINPETKLIEHIDSHNQYHLKQLAYNRENLGSEFLRYHYGLIFNKS
- a CDS encoding alpha/beta hydrolase, whose product is MKKLILKYHFFVLGLISFVLQSCNTKFRVWVGTNNEQKIYNLKYGEHKRQKIDVFLPSDYPEDAPVVLLIHGGAWKYGRKEHMIHIQKMLFNHNIPSINMNYRLVSKSKKVTYREQLEDINAVITKFNELAGKAELQPDNYILLGESAGGHLALLYGYQHSDRIRKIISMSAPTDFYSGEYLQSFYSKYSSPTVQTAVGTRFQRKNISEEFRKASPIANISNVPTLIFQGNQDFLVNKKQGLALDSALTARNIPHKLIFMENTGHAPRFFNKKKRDSLIYPNILEWIRS
- a CDS encoding DUF808 domain-containing protein, which translates into the protein MASGFFAILDDIAALMDDVAVTSKIATQKTAGILGDDLAVNAEKATGFLSSRELPVLWAITKGSFVNKLIILPVVFLLNWLYTPAINYILILGGLYLAFEGMEKIIEFLFHRDKKGHEVEEEIEDPKGQSPEEIEKTKVKSAITTDFILSVEIVIIALGTVLEEKHPLITQILVTTLVAFIATVGVYGIVALIVRMDDAGFKLIKKSNDKGFFGKLGHFLVKALPIVIKALGVIGTIALILVAGGIFAHRIDYFHHLFPNWPSILKELVFGIGGGLLAVALFTAGKGIYSLAFKKK
- a CDS encoding DedA family protein, translated to MEDFNSWKDLLNPEFYIKLGGFWLILFIIFAETGLFVGFFLPGDSLLFVSGIYAVEIINATFGSTGNDFLDTFILSSAVALAAIIGNEVGYYFGRKAGSALYKKQDTWLFKKKYLYQAHDFFEKNGALAIIMARFLPVVRTFTPIVAGIVKMDKKDFLRDNIIGAVLWSFLLIFAGHYLDKLFIDQFGIDLKQKLELIIIVIVLITTVPVILKFLFGKKQDFSKYENHKFDEDEE
- a CDS encoding Nramp family divalent metal transporter; this encodes MNLNLKKAWRRDKTSNSLSEVYSSVKVPQNGSFWRKYLAFAGPGLMVAVGYMDPGNWATDIAGGAQFGYTLLSVILISNIFAMVLQHLSVKLGVVAERDLAQACRDHFSPTTNFILWIFCEIAIAACDLAEVIGSAIALNLLFHIPLTWGIVITTVDVLIILLLQSKGFRWIESIVGGLIFIILACFVYELVISHPAVNEILGGLVPKAEIVQNPAMLYIAIGILGATVMPHNLYLHSSIVQTRDYPRNAEGKKEAIKFATLDSTVSLMLAFFINGAILILAAATFHVSGNHDVADIHDAYKLLTPILGASMASIVFAIALLASGQNSTLTGTLAGQIVMEGFLNIKLKPWLRRLITRLIAVIPALIVAILYGEQGTTDLLVLSQVILSMQLSFAVVPLVMFTSDKAKMGEFVNKPFLKICVWIISFVIIILNLYLLYQTFFGE
- a CDS encoding nucleotide exchange factor GrpE; its protein translation is MENQDINEESINNQEETNIQNEAVSEDNVTGKPSAEELLAEEKDRYIRLYAEFENYKKRTSKEKMEFFQYANQDMMVSMLGVLDDFERALKEIAKNGNPSDLQGVELIYNKFKSKLTEKGLKAMEVNPGDSFNVDFHEAITQIPAPSEDLKGKIVDVIETGYTLGDKVIRFAKVVTGN
- the dnaJ gene encoding molecular chaperone DnaJ, which gives rise to MSKRDYYEVLEISKSASADEIKKAYRKMAIKYHPDKNPGDKDAEEKFKEAAEAYEVLSDEQKRARYDQFGHAGVGGNGGFGGGFGGGMNMEDIFSQFGDIFGGGFGGFGGGGGRQQVKGSNLRIRIKLNLDEMVNGTQKTIKVKKMKHAEGATSKTCPTCGGSGVQLKVMNTMFGQMQTQTTCGTCQGIGKVADKIPAGANAQGLIKDEEEVTINIPAGARDGIQLNVRGKGNDAPFGGIPGDLLVIIEEEVDKTIKREGDNLHQELYISFAEAALGTKKEVPTVGGKVKITIDAGTQSGKILRLAGKGLPSIDSYGKGDMFIHINVWTPQKLTKEQKDFFEKQMSSGEMVAEPSGKEKTFFDKVKDLFN